A genomic stretch from Mastacembelus armatus chromosome 12, fMasArm1.2, whole genome shotgun sequence includes:
- the LOC113124225 gene encoding tripartite motif-containing protein 16-like has product MAQKEAQLDQETFSCSICLDLLKDPVTIPCGHSYCMTCIKTQWDVEDQKHIYSCPQCRQTFTPRPVLVKSTMLAALVEELKKTGLQAAPADHCYAGPEDVACDFCTGRKLKALKSCLVCLASYCEKHLQPHYESPTFRKHKLVEPSKKLQENICSSHDEVMKIFCRTDQQSICSLCSVDEHKGHDTVSAAAERTERQRELEGSRQKIQQRIQDREKDVKVLQQQLEIINGSAYKAVKDSEKIFTELIRLLEKRRSDVKQQIRSQQETEVSRVKELQEKLEQEITELKRKDADLKQLSHTQDHIQFLHNYPSVSALSEPTDSSSINIRPLRYFEDVTAAVAELRDKLQYILREKWTNISLALTEVDVLLPQPEPKTRAGFLQYSQEITLDPNTANTYLLLSEGNRKATLRRKHQSYSSHPDRFTDYRQVLSREILTGRCYWEVEWSGTGVSVAVTYKNISRAGEWNKCVFGFNDKSWALFCRQNRYDFRYNNIKTPVSGPQSSRVGVYLDHRVGILSFYSVSETMTLLHRVQTTFTQPLYAGLWFYDYDYDYYNYGDTAEFCKLK; this is encoded by the coding sequence ATGGCGCAGAAAGAAGCTCAGCTAGACCAGGAAACCTTCTCTTGTTCGATCTGTCTGGATCTACTGAAGGATCCGGTTACTATTCCTTGTGGACACAGCTACTGCATGACCTGTATTAAAACCCAGTGGGATGTGGAAGACCAGAAACACATctacagctgccctcagtgCAGGCAGACCTTCACACCGAGGCCTGTCCTGGTGAAAAGTACCATGTTAGCAGCTTtagtggaggagctgaagaagactggactccaagctgctcctgctgatcaCTGCTATGCTGGACCAGAAGATGTGGCCTGTGATTTCTGTactgggagaaaactgaaagccctcaagtcctgtctggtgtgtctggcctcttactgtgagaaacacctccagcctcattaTGAATCTCctacatttagaaaacacaagctgGTGGAGCCGTCCAAGAAGCTCCAGGAGAACATCTGCTCTAGTCATGATGAGGTGATGAAGATATTCTGCCGCACTGATCAGCAGAGTAtctgttctctctgctctgtggatgaacataaaggccacgacacagtctcagctgcagcagaaaggactgagaggcagagagagcttGAGGGGAGTcgacagaaaatccagcagagaatccaggacagagagaaagatgtgaaggtgcttcagcagcagctggagatcATCAATGGCTCTGCTTATAAAGCAGTGAAGGACAGTGAGAAgatcttcactgagctgatccgtctcctggagaaaagacgctctgatgtgaagcagcagatcagatcccagcaggaaactgaagtgagtcgagtcaaagagcttcaggagaagctggagcaggagatcactgagctgaagaggaaagacgctgatctgaagcagctctcacacacacaggatcacatCCAGTTTCTACACAACTacccctcagtgtcagctctcagtgaacctacagactcatccagcatcaatatccgtcctctgagatactttgaggacgtgacagcagctgtggcagagctcagagataaactacagtacattctgagggagaaatggacaaacatctcactggctctgactgaagtggatgttttactgccacaaccagagcccaagaccagagctggattcttacaatattcacaggaaatcacactggatccaaacacagcaaacacatatCTGTTATTATCTGAAgggaacagaaaagcaacattaAGGAGAAAACATCAGTCTTATTCCAGTCACCCAGACAGATTCACTGATTACCGTCAGGTCCTGAGCAGAGAGATTCTGACTGGAcgttgttactgggaggtggagtggagcgGGACAGGAGTTTCTGtagcagtcacatacaagaaTATCAGCAGAGCAGGGGAGTggaataaatgtgtatttggaTTCAATGACAAATCTTGGGCATTATTTTGTCGACAAAACAGATATGATTTTAGGTACAACAACATCAAAACTCCAGTGTCAGGTCCTCAGTCCTCCAGAGTAGGAGTGTACCTGGATCACAGAGTAGGtattctgtccttctacagtgTCTCTGAAACcatgactctcctccacagagtccagaccacattcactcagcctctctATGCTGGACTTTGGTTTTACGACTATGACTATGACTATTACAACTATGGAGACACTGCTGAGTTTTGTAaactcaaataa
- the LOC113124227 gene encoding tripartite motif-containing protein 16-like: protein MAQKEAHLDQETFCCSICLDLLKDPVTVPCGHSYCMTCIKTHWDVEDQQHMYSCPQCRQTFTPRPVLGKNTMLAALVEELKKTGLQAAPADHCYAGPEDVACDVCTGRKLKALKSCLVCLASYCEKHLQPHYESPTFRKHKLVEPSKKLQENICSRHDQVMKMFCRTDQQSICYLCSVEEHKGHDTVSAAAERIKRQRELEGSRQKIQQGIQDRAKDVKVLQQELETINGSADKAVEDSEKIFIELIRLLEKRCSDVQQQIRSQQETEVSRVKELQEKLEQEITELKRKDADLKQLSHTQDHTQFLHNYPSVSALSEPTDSSSINIRPLRYFEDVTAAVSELRDKLQDILREKWTNISLALTEVDVLLPQPEPKTRAGFLQYSQEITLDPNTANTQLLLSEGNRKATVRRQQSYSSHPDSFTYWRQVLSRESLTGRCYWEVEWSGSGVSVAVTYKNISRAGYSDECLFGFNDKSWALFCQQNSYYFRHNSITTPVSGPQSSRVGVYLDHRAGILSFYSVSETMTLLHRVQTTFTQPLYAGLWFYDYDYDYNHDYYYYNYGDTAEFCKLK from the coding sequence ATGGCGCAGAAAGAAGCTCACCTGGACCAGGAAACCTTCTGTTGTTCGATCTGTCTGGATCTACTGAAGGATCCGGTGACTGttccctgtggacacagctaCTGCATGACCTGTATTAAAACCCACTGGGATGTGGAAGACCAGCAACACATGTACAGCTGCCCTCAGTGCAGGCAGACCTTCACACCGAGGCCTGTCCTGGGGAAAAACACCATGTTAGCAGCTTtagtggaggagctgaagaagactggactccaagctgctcctgctgatcactgctatgctggaccagaagatgtggcctgtgatgtctgcactgggagaaaactgaaagccctcaagtcctgtctggtgtgtctggcctcttactgtgagaaacacctccagcctcattaTGAATCTCctacatttagaaaacacaagctgGTGGAGCCGTCCAAGAAGCTCCAGGAGAACATCTGCTCTCGTCATGATcaggtgatgaagatgttctgccgcactgatcagcagagtatctgttatctctgctctgtggaggaacataaaggccacgacacagtctcagctgcagcagaaaggattaagaggcagagagagctcgAGGGGAGTcgacagaaaatccagcagGGAATCCAGGACAGAGCGAAAGATGTGAAGGTGcttcagcaggagctggagaccatcaatggctctgctgataaagcagtGGAGGACAGTGAGAAGATCTTCATTGAGCTGATCCGTCTCCTGGAGAAAAGATGCTCTGatgtgcagcagcagatcagatcccagcaggaaactgaagtgagtcgagtcaaagagcttcaggagaagctggagcaggagatcactgagctgaagaggaaagacgctgatctgaagcagctctcacacacacaggatcacaccCAGTTTCTACACAACTacccctcagtgtcagctctcagtgaacctacagactcatccagcatcaatatccgtcctctgagatactttgaggacgtgacagcagctgtgtcagagctcagagataaactacaggacattctgagggagaaatggacaaacatctcactggctctgactgaagtggatgttttactgccacaaccagagcccaagaccagagctggattcttacaatattcacaggaaatcacactggatccaaacacagcaaacacacagctgctatTATCTGAGgggaacagaaaagcaacagtaaGGAGACAACAATCTTATTCTAGTCACCCAGACAGTTTCACTTATTGGCGTCAGGTCCTGAGCAGAGAGAGTCTGACTGGAcgttgttactgggaggtggagtggagcgGGTCAGGAGTTTCTGtagcagtcacatacaagaaTATCAGCAGAGCAGGATATTCAgatgaatgtttgtttggatTCAATGACAAATCTTGGGCATTATTTTGTCAACAAAACAGTTATTATTTTAGGCACAACAGTATCACCACTCCAGTGTCAGGTCCTCAGTCCTCCAGAGTAGGAGTGTACCTGGATCACAGAGCAGGtattctgtccttctacagtgTCTCTGAAACcatgactctcctccacagagtccagaccacattcactcagcctctctATGCTGGACTTTGGTTTTACGACTATGACTATGACTACAACCATGACTATTACTATTACAACTATGGAGACACTGCTGAGTTTTGTAaactcaaataa
- the LOC113124224 gene encoding tripartite motif-containing protein 16-like has product MEQKEAQLDQETFSCSICLDLLKDPVTVPCGHSYCMTCIKTHWDEENTYSCPQCRQTFTPRPVLVKNTVLAALMEELKKTGLQAAPADHCYAGPEDVACDVCTGRKLKALKSCLVCLASYCEKHLQPHYESPTFRKHKLVEPSKELQDNICSRHDEVMKMFCRTDQQSICYLCSVDEHKGHDTVSAAAERTERQRELEGSRQKIQQRIQDREKDVKVLQQELETINGSADKAVEDSEKIFTELIRLLEKRRSDVKQQIRSQQETEGSRVKELQEKLEQEITELKRKDADLKQLSHTQDHIQFLHNYPSVSALSEPTDSSSINIRPLRYFEDVTAAVAELRDKLQDILREKWTNISLALTEVDVLLSQPEPKTRAGFLQYSQEITLDPNTANTYLLLSEGNRKATVMRQSYSNHPDRFISCRQVLSRESLTGRCYWEVEWSGSGVYVAVTYKNISRAGNSDECVFGFNDKSWALFCRQNRYEFWHNNIKTPVSGPQSSRVGVYLDHRAGVLSFYSVSETMTLLHRVQTTFTQPLYAGLWLYHNFGNTAEFCKLK; this is encoded by the coding sequence ATGGAGCAGAAAGAAGCTCAGCTGGACCAGGAAACCTTCTCTTGTTCGATCTGTCTGGATCTACTGAAGGATCCAGTGACTGttccctgtggacacagctaCTGCATGACCTGTATTAAAACCCACTGGGATGAGGAGAACACctacagctgccctcagtgCAGGCAGACCTTCACACCGAGGCCTGTCCTGGTGAAAAACACTGTGTTAGCAGCTTTaatggaggagctgaagaagactggactccaagctgctcctgctgatcactgctatgctggacctgaagatgtggcctgtgatgtctgcactgggagaaaactgaaagccctcaagtcctgtctggtgtgtctggcctcttactgtgagaaacacctccagcctcattaTGAATCTCctacatttagaaaacacaagctgGTGGAGCCGTCCAAGGAGCTCCAGGACAACATCTGCTCTCGTCATGatgaggtgatgaagatgttctgccgcactgatcagcagagtatctgttatctctgctctgtggacgaacataaaggccacgacacagtctcagctgcagcagaaaggactgagaggcagagagagctcgAGGGGAGTcgacagaaaatccagcagagaatccaggacagagagaaagatgtgaaggtgcttcagcaggagctggagaccatcaatggctctgctgataaagcagtggaggacagtgagaagatcttcactgagctgatccgtctcctggagaaaagacgctctgatgtgaagcagcagatcagatcccagcaggaaactgaagggaGTCGAGTCAAAGAgcttcaggagaagctggagcaggagatcactgagctgaagaggaaagacgctgatctgaagcagctctcacacacacaggatcacatCCAGTTTCTACACAACTacccctcagtgtcagctctcagtgaacctacagactcatccagcatcaatatccgtcctctgagatactttgaagacgtgacagcagctgtggcagagctcagagataaactacaggacattctgagggagaaatggacaaacatctcactggctctgactgaagtggatgttttactgtcacaaccagagcccaagaccagagctggattcttacaatattcacaggaaatcacactggatccaaacacagcaaacacatatCTGTTATTATCTGAAgggaacagaaaagcaacagtaaTGAGACAGTCTTATTCCAATCACCCAGACAGATTCATTAGCTGCCGTCAGGTCCTGAGCAGAGAGAGTCTGACTGGAcgttgttactgggaggtggagtggagcgGGTCAGGAGTTTATGtagcagtcacatacaagaaTATCAGCAGAGCAGGAAACTCAGATGAATGCGTATTTGGATTCAATGACAAATCTTGGGCATTATTTTGTCGACAAAACAGATATGAATTTTGGCACAACAACATCAAAACTCCAGTGTCAGGTCCTCAGTCCTCCAGAGTAGGAGTGTACCTGGATCACAGAGCAGGTGttctgtccttctacagtgTCTCTGAAACcatgactctcctccacagagtccagaccacattcactcagcctctctATGCTGGACTTTGGTTATATCACAACTTTGGAAACACTGCTGAGTTTTGTAAACTCAAATGA
- the LOC113124226 gene encoding tripartite motif-containing protein 16-like — MEQKGVQLDRETFSCSICLDLLKDPVTVPCGHSYCMTCIKTQWDVEDQKHIYSCPQCRQTFTPRPVLVKSTMLAALVEELKKTGLQAAPADHCYAGPEDVACDFCTGRKLKALKSCLVCLASYCEKHLQPHYESPTFRKHKLVEPSKKLQQNICSSHDEVMKMFCRTDQQSICYLCSVDEHKGHDTVSAAAERTERQRELEGSRQKIQQRIQDTEKDVKVLQQELETINGSADKAVKDSEKIFTELIRLLEERRSDVKQQIRSQQETEVSRVKELQEKLEQEITELKRKDADLKQLSHTQDHTQFLQNYPSVSALSEPTDSSSINIRPLRYFEDVTAAVAELRDKLQDILREKWTNISLALTEVDVLLPQPEPKTRAGFLQYSQEITLDPNTAHTQLLLSEGNRKATLRRKHQSYSSHPDRFTDYRQVLSREILTGRCYWEVEWSGSGVYVAVTYKNISRAGNSNECLFGFNDKSWALFCQQNSYDFWYNNIKTPVSGPQSSRVGVYLDHRAGILSFYSVSETMTLLHRVQTTFTQPLCAGVWLHYSYGNIAEFCKLK; from the coding sequence ATGGAGCAGAAAGGAGTTCAGCTGGACCGGGAAACCTTCTCTTGTTCGATCTGTCTGGATCTACTGAAGGATCCGGTTACTGttccctgtggacacagctaCTGCATGACCTGTATTAAAACCCAGTGGGATGTGGAAGACCAGAAACACATctacagctgccctcagtgCAGGCAGACCTTCACACCGAGGCCTGTCCTGGTGAAAAGTACCATGTTAGCAGCTTtagtggaggagctgaagaagactggactccaagctgctcctgctgatcaCTGCTATGCTGGACCAGAAGATGTGGCCTGTGATTTCTGTactgggagaaaactgaaagccctcaagtcctgtctggtgtgtctggcctcttactgtgagaaacacctccagcctcattaTGAATCTCctacatttagaaaacacaagctgGTGGAGCCGTCCAAGAAGCTCCAGCAGAACATCTGCTCTAGTCATGatgaggtgatgaagatgttctgccgcactgatcagcagagtatctgttatctctgctctgtggacgaacataaaggccacgacacagtctcagctgcagcagaaaggactgagaggcagagagagcttGAGGGGAGTcgacagaaaatccagcagagaatccaggacacagagaaagatgtgaaggtgcttcagcaggagctggagaccatcaatggctctgctgataaagcagtgaaggacagtgagaagatcttcactgagctgatccGTCTCCTGGAGGAAAGACGCtctgatgtgaagcagcagatcagatcccagcaggaaactgaagtgagtcgagtcaaagagcttcaggagaagctggagcaggagatcactgagctgaagaggaaagacgctgatctgaagcagctctcacacacacaggatcacacccagtttctacagaactacccctcagtgtcagctctcagtgaacctacagactcatccagcatcaatatccgtcctctgagatactttgaggacgtgacagcagctgtggcagagctcagagataaactacaggacattctgagggagaaatggacaaacatctcactggctctgactgaagtggatgttttactgccacaaccagagcccaagaccagagctggattcttacaatattcacaggaaatcacactggatccaaacacagcacacacacagctgttattATCTGAGgggaacagaaaagcaacattaAGGAGAAAACATCAGTCTTATTCCAGTCACCCAGACAGATTCACTGATTACCGTCAGGTCCTGAGCAGAGAGATTCTGACTGGAcgttgttactgggaggtggagtggagcgGGTCAGGAGTTTATGtagcagtcacatacaagaatatcagcagagcaggaaactcaaatgaatgtttgtttggatTCAATGACAAATCTTGGGCATTATTTTGTCAACAAAACAGTTATGATTTTTGGTACAACAACATCAAAACTCCAGTGTCAGGTCCTCAGTCCTCCAGAGTAGGAGTGTACCTGGATCACAGAGCAGGtattctgtccttctacagtgTCTCTGAAACcatgactctcctccacagagtccagaccacattcactcagcctctctGTGCTGGAGTTTGGTTACATTACAGCTATGGAAACATTGCTGAGTTTTGTAaactcaaataa
- the pnx gene encoding homeobox protein pnx yields MQPGAAKLPRVLRTSFSVEDILDPTKFTRTMVRGRDAATGASDEPGDQHPAPGDRCSPDPCPEKLSKAKSRRIRTAFTAEQLQILERSFHRCHYVSVLERHSIASALRLSETQVKIWFQNRRTKWKKERVEGREAEEDHGFTASFSSHAAACSPLTYASLCCQPRTALQLFAPLAPYHYYYT; encoded by the exons ATGCAGCCAGGCGCAGCCAAACTACCGCGTGTCCTCAGAACATCCTTCTCTGTGGAGGATATTTTGGATCCCACGAAGTTTACAAGGACAATGGTCCGAGGTCGTGACGCAGCCACAG GGGCTTCAGATGAACCCGGAGACCAACACCCTGCACCAGGTGACAGGTGCAGCCCGGATCCGTGTCCAGAGAAGCTGTCGAAGGCAAAAAGCCGACGGATCCGCACCGCGTTCACCGCGGAGCAGCTGCAGATCCTGGAGCGCAGCTTCCACAGGTGCCACTACGTGTCGGTGCTGGAGCGGCACAGCATCGCCTCGGCCCTGCGGCTCTCCGAGACTCAGGTCAAGATCTGGTTTCAGAACAGACGCACCAAGTGGAAGAAGGAGCGTGTGGAAGGCCGGGAGGCCGAGGAGGATCACGGCTTCACCGCGTCCTTCTCCTCACACGCCGCCGCCTGCTCCCCTTTGACCTACGCTTCACTTTGCTGCCAGCCGCGCACTGCGCTCCAGCTGTTTGCACCGCTGGCGCCTTATCACTATTATTATACATGA